The following coding sequences are from one Panicum hallii strain FIL2 chromosome 5, PHallii_v3.1, whole genome shotgun sequence window:
- the LOC112893869 gene encoding pentatricopeptide repeat-containing protein At3g13160, mitochondrial-like, whose amino-acid sequence MASTAAASSARRLSSIFSSTTPRARPPKSAPAPAAAPAPKAAAGEAEAKPNKGRNLENSIGKIVRTVIQQRDPDKLVSQFVAASAASQRFRDKHRVYEVAVARLASFGRQDAVAAILDSQKPFLEASTEGFATRLVRLYGRASMPSHAAATFLDLPPKHKSVMTFNALLAAYVDAGDFDALATAFQQIPASYPTIVPNVPSYNILISALCQKPDLSAALDVIALMDKCGLTPDEISFNTLLNGFYNNGCCDDTEKVWEMMKERNVEPGTKSYNAKLRGLVSRGSIEDAIGLIERMQKDGPKPDTVSYNELIRGYCNEGRLDEAKKVYDDLVKNECAPNRGTFHTLVPRLLEAGELDSALRCCDEILSRKCKVQCSLLQGVVTALVAASRVEEAKRIVELGRKNFYPRKGLRMPPRTRENMGLKMPPTGEDIDAEAETDWEDSAPDEEGCEEKDVSKNA is encoded by the coding sequence atggcctccaccgccgccgcctccagcgCGCGCCGcctctccagcatcttctcctcGACCACACCACGCGCCCGTCCACCCAagtccgcgcccgcgcccgccgccgcgcctgccccgaaagcggccgccggcgaggcgGAGGCGAAACCCAACAAGGGTCGCAACCTCGAGAACTCCATCGGCAAAATCGTGCGGACCGTCATCCAGCAGCGCGATCCGGACAAGCTGGTGTCCCAGTTCGTCGCAGCGTCGGCCGCGTCCCAGAGATTCCGCGACAAGCACCGCGTGTACGAGGTGGCCGTGGCCCGCCTCGCTTCCTTCGGCCGCCAAGACGCCGTCGCGGCCATCCTCGACTCGCAGAAGCCCTTCCTCGAGGCCTCCACCGAGGGATTCGCcacgcgcctcgtccgcctctaCGGCCGCGCCTCCATGCCGTCCCACGCCGCCGCGACCTTCCTTGACCTTCCGCCAAAGCACAAATCCGTCATGACCTTCAACGCTCTCCTCGCCGCCTACGTCGACGCCGGCGACTTCGATGCGCTCGCCACCGCGTTCCAGCAGATCCCGGCCTCATACCCCACCATTGTCCCCAATGTACCCTCTTACAACATACTCATCAGCGCGCTGTGCCAGAAGCCAGACCTCTCGGCCGCCCTCGACGTCATCGCGCTCATGGACAAGTGCGGTCTTACACCCGATGAGATATCTTTCAACACTCTTCTTAATGGGTTTTACAACAATGGTTGCTGTGATGATACCGAGAAAGTCTGGGAGATGATGAAGGAGAGGAATGTTGAGCCGGGTACAAAGAGCTACAATGCAAAGCTGCGGGGTTTGGTTTCCAGAGGGAGTATTGAAGATGCAATTGGTTTGATTGAGAGGATGCAGAAGGATGGGCCGAAACCTGATACAGTCTCCTACAATGAACTTATTCGAGGGTATTGCAACGAAGGGAGGTTGGATGAGGCCAAGAAGGTATATGATGATCTGGTAAAGAATGAATGTGCACCAAATAggggcacatttcatacccttGTGCCACGTCTTCTTGAGGCTGGGGAGCTTGATTCTGCTCTAAGATGCTGCGATGAGATCCTTAGTAGGAAGTGCAAAGTGCAATGTTCATTACTGCAGGGGGTAGTGACTGCATTGGTTGCTGCCTCAAGGGTGGAGGAGGCTAAAAGGATTGTTGAGCTTGGGAGGAAGAACTTCTATCCTCGAAAGGGTTTGAGGATGCCACCACGTACTAGAGAAAACATGGGTTTGAAGATGCCACCTACTGGAGAAGACATTGATGCAGAAGCCGAAACTGACTGGGAAGATTCTGCACCGGATGAAGAGGGGTGCGAGGAGAAAGATGTGTCTAAAAATGCTTGA